One segment of Rosa chinensis cultivar Old Blush chromosome 6, RchiOBHm-V2, whole genome shotgun sequence DNA contains the following:
- the LOC112169224 gene encoding uncharacterized isomerase BH0283 yields MAKKPVKFSVVDAFTESAFKGNPAAVCLLEEDRDDKWLQALAAEFNLSETCYLSRLTDLVSDPALSSTPARFRLRWFTPVTEVDLCGHATLAAASTLFKSGLVNSNIIEFSTLSGILTAKKVPDDIKVSSGSTIPNGETQDSYFIELNFPADPSNEFNSADASLISNALDGASVIDIRRTTVTDDLLVLLPSGKAVVDLQPQYDEIKKCPGTRGVIVTAVAPPESGYDFYSRFFCPTHGIDEDPVCGSAHCALASYWCNKLGKCDLVAYAASPRGGTINIHLDEQNQRVLLRGKAVTVMEGTVLV; encoded by the exons ATGGCGAAGAAGCCTGTCAAATTCTCTGTG GTGGATGCATTCACTGAGTCAGCTTTCAAGGGAAACCCGGCAGCGGTTTGCTTGTTGGAGGAAGACAGAGATGACAAGTGGTTGCAAGCTCTGGCTGCCGAGTTTAATCTCTCCGAAACCTGTTATTTGAGTCGGCTCACTGACTTGGTTTCTGACCCTGCTTTGTCTTCTACTCCAGCTAGGTTCCGTCTCAGATGGTTCACACCTGTCACTGAG GTTGATCTTTGTGGTCATGCTACATTAGCAGCTGCATCTACCCTATTTAAGTCTGGTTTGGTAAATTCCAACATTATTGAGTTTTCCACATTATCTGGAATTTTAACAGCTAAAAAGGTTCCAGATGATATTAAGGTATCCAGTGGTTCAACTATTCCAAATGGTGAAACACAAGACTCCTACTTTATTGAATTGAATTTTCCAGCTGATCCATCAAATGAATTCAATTCTGCTGATGCTTCGTTAATATCCAATGCCTTGGATGGTGCTTCAGTCATTGATATAAGGAGGACAACTGTCACAGATGATTTGCTT GTTCTGCTTCCGTCAGGAAAAGCTGTTGTAGATTTACAGCCACAGTATGATGAAATAAAAAAGTGTCCTGGAACAAGGGGAGTAATTGTTACAGCGGTTGCTCCTCCAGAGTCTGGATATGATTTTTACAGTAGATTCTTCTGTCCTACACACGGCATCGATGAG GATCCTGTTTGTGGGAGTGCACATTGCGCCTTAGCATCATACTGGTGCAACAAGCTGGGAAAGTGTGATCTTGTTGCATATGCG GCATCACCTAGAGGGGGGACAATAAACATTCATCTGGATGAGCAGAATCAAAGGGTGCTCCTGCGAGGGAAAGCCGTGACTGTGATGGAAGGAACTGTTTTAGTTTAG
- the LOC112171581 gene encoding uncharacterized protein LOC112171581: MLQQVGRKILATGKQLMKWHTTEFERQKVELREIREKLADIMRQPFAPEQGLVNDVGIWQSDPTVVQGMLPYTDAEIKRALFQMHPSKSPGPGGMSPFFYQKYWHIVGFDVCVAIRNFLEKGDIWAASNFTHLFLILKVKNPTVASHFRLIALCNVLYRISSKVIANRLKKWLPEIISPLQSVYVLGRLISDNTLVATEAAHFMYKLRTQNEGFFSLKLDISKAYDRLEWTFLRTMLTKLGFDVRWINIIMKCVESVTYAILVNGEQTEIITPTRGIRQGDPLSPYLFILCVEGFSALLSQAVDVGAIQGLKMCPEAPTLHHLFFADDSFLFGAATIHECQTIREILNIYAKASGEKINFQKSSMVFSKNVPIAMQISMATILAVQRVEEHDRYLGLPLHVGKSKTEKFHYIKEKLTKKLVNWKSKILSSAELGDAPSFSWRSILAGRPVLKAGVKWRAGDGVSINVWHDDWIPNCPQYQIQRPTNCQVEKVTDLIDFNERSWIIGSVSTLFPPEMVEHILSIPLARRPVRDRLYWRPKRRGLFTVKTAYWVAREHVLGDVLATTSKGIRLMNFGEDFGKPRCQGVWRACNNLLPTRDRLLTKGYEGDSRCLLCRHPLEDTAHLFCKCPVAVEFFSTPPFHLQNSFLLNVVFKEWMLERALHLQAEVFERLQMGIWSIWKNRNSMLWDNTSRPAADLFLSAMTWLDEF; encoded by the exons ATGCTACAGCAGGTTGGTCGAAAGATTTTGGCCACTGGAAAACAACTTATGAAGTGGCACACCACTGAGTTTGAGAGGCAGAAAGTGGAATTGAGGGAGATTCGGGAGAAATTGGCGGATATAATGCGGCAACCTTTTGCTCCAGAACA AGGGCTTGTGAATGATGTGGGTATTTGGCAAAGTGATCCTACTGTTGTTCAAGGCATGTTG CCCTATACAGATGCTGAAATTAAGCGTGCATTATTTCAAATGCATCCTTCTAAAAGCCCGGGGCCTGGTGGTATGTCTCCTTTCTTCTATCAAAAATATTGGCATATTGTTGGTTTTGATGTTTGTGTTGCAATTCGAAATTTTTTGGAAAAAGGAGATATTTGGGCAGCTTCCAACTTCACTCATCTTTTCCTTATTCTGAAAGTCAAGAATCCCACTGTTGCCTCTCATTTTAGACTTATCGCACTCTGTAATGTTCTGTACAGAATAAGTTCCAAGGTCATTGCCAACAGGTTAAAGAAGTGGTTACCGGAGATTATTTCTCCCCTACAAAGTGTGTATGTCCTAGGACGATTGATATCAGACAACACTTTGGTTGCAACTGAGGCTGCACACTTTATGTATAAACTGCGGACTCAAAATGAAGGCTTCTTCTCTCTCAAGTTAGACATCTCAAAAGCATATGACCGGCTAGAGTGGACCTTCTTAAGAACTATGTTAACCAAGTTGGGTTTTGATGTGAGGTGGATCAATATAATTATGAAATGTGTGGAGTCTGTTACCTATGCCATCCTGGTTAATGGTGAACAAACTGAGATAATTACTCCGACACGAGGGATAAGGCAGGGTGATCCACTCTCTCCATACCTATTCATCTTATGTGTTGAAGGGTTTTCAGCTCTTCTTTCTCAAGCAGTTGATGTAGGTGCTATTCAAGGTTTGAAGATGTGTCCTGAAGCCCCTACACTACATCATTTGTTCTTTGCGGATGATAGTTTTCTTTTTGGAGCTGCAACGATTCACGAATGTCAGACTATTCGTGAAATTCTAAATATCTATGCAAAAGCTTCGGGAGAGAAAATTAATTTTCAGAAAAGTAGTATGGTTTTTAGCAAAAATGTGCCTATTGCTATGCAAATTAGCATGGCAACTATTCTTGCAGTACAGAGAGTAGAAGAGCATGATAGATACCTGGGTTTACCGCTACATGTAGGCAAATCCAAGACCGAAAAGTTTCATTACATCAAAGAGAAGTTGACGAAGAAACTGGTTAATTGGAAATCAAAGATCCTAAGCAGTGCAG AATTAGGAGATGCCCCTTCTTTCTCTTGGAGGAGTATTCTTGCAGGGAGACCGGTGCTCAAAGCAGGGGTTAAATGGAGAGCGGGGGATGGAGTGAGCATAAATGTGTGGCATGATGATTGGATCCCTAACTGTCCACAGTACCAAATTCAAAGACCTACAAATTGCCAGGTTGAAAAAGTTACTGATTTAATTGACTTCAATGAGCGTTCTTGGATCATTGGCTCGGTGAGTACTCTTTTTCCCCCTGAGATGGTTGAACATATTTTATCTATTCCTCTAGCTCGACGTCCTGTTAGGGACAGATTGTATTGGAGACCAAAACGTAGGGGTCTTTTTACAGTTAAGACAGCCTACTGGGTGGCCAGGGAGCATGTACTAGGTGATGTGCTGGCTACTACATCAAAGGGGATTCGTTTAATGAACTTTGGAGAAGACTTTGGAAAGCCAAGGTGCCAAGGTGTTTGGAGGGCATGTAACAACTTGTTACCTACAAGAGACCGGCTTCTTACAAAGGGCTATGAGGGAGACTCAAGATGCTTGTTGTGTAGGCATCCATTAGAAGACACTGCACATCTCTTTTGTAAGTGTCCGGTTGCTGTTGAATTCTTCTCTACTCCTCCTTTTCATCTTCAGAATTCCTTTCTACTTAATGTAGTTTTTAAGGAATGGATGTTAGAAAGAGCTTTACACTTGCAAGCTGAGGTGTTTGAGAGGCTTCAGATGGGTATTTGGTCGATTTGGAAGAACAGAAATAGTATGTTATGGGACAATACCTCAAGACCAGCTGCTGATCTTTTCCTAAGTGCCATGACTTGGCTAGATGAGTTTTAA
- the LOC112169226 gene encoding uncharacterized protein LOC112169226, which yields MATADVLNREEALFLSSPIHEPRKGESVKSRGMSVEKKIEILEGLAGTVSNRRSRRWLNDRLLMELVPRLNAEEIRGLFAPPPFGDDVPLSPFCMTNVPEWDTFRNIDMDRQVNIIDSLESSCETKKGNVDADKMAVLNAWRRVDSQTREALRRSVVSDLIEGYEERIRGYLTETGEEDADSLILRVQDPFRRLLLHGVCEFYNLVSVTVTESEKGKSAKMTKITKKKRCSSEVPNITLSHFLKMTKQGVW from the exons atggCGACCGCTGATGTTCTCAACAGAGAAGAAGCCCTTTTCCTCTCCTCTCCTATCCATGAACCCAGAAAAG GTGAGAGTGTCAAATCTCGTGGAATGTCGGTTGAGAAGAAGATTGAGATTCTGGAGGGGTTGGCTGGAACG GTTAGCAACCGCCGGTCTCGAAGATGGTTAAATGATCGCCTCTTGATGGAACTTGTTCCTCGTCTGAATGCAGAAGAAATTAGAGGCTTGTTTGCTCCACCACCTTTTG GTGATGATGTACCGCTGTCACCATTTTGCATGACTAATGTGCCAGAGTGGGACACATTTAGGAATATAGACATGGATAGACAG GTTAATATTATTGATTCCCTAGAGAGCTCTTGTGAAACCAAGAAGGGCAATGTTGATGCTGATAAAATGGCTGTCTTGAATGCATGGCGTAGGGTGGATTCTCAAACAAGGGAGGCACTTCGCCGCAGCGTTGTTTCAGACCTTATTGAGGGATATGAG gAGCGCATACGTGGTTATTTAACGGAGACTGGAGAAGAAGATGCAGACTCTCTCATCCTACGGGTTCAAGACCCTTTTCGTCGTTTACTGCTGCATGGTGTTTGTGAG TTCTACAACTTGGTATCGGTGACTGTAACTGAATCAGAGAAAGGGAAGTCAGCTAAGATGACCAagataacaaagaaaaaaaggtgCTCATCTGAAGTTCCAAATATCACTCTGTCCCATTTCTTGAAGATGACCAAACAAGGAGTTTGGTGA
- the LOC112171580 gene encoding transmembrane protein 64, protein MSLSLVVIVSCIPEFAARRAIWKAVFGVVLLEIDHRMMSKGPTTFLGWRRCAIDSVVKKGPKARIRIWNPGRVWICAWGVGVTVTLPQLLNLANLRARSSFRPDGARSFDGDDDRHLRSWRRKLLSSLTAVKLKLTWTSAFRFALLLFLLAAIATACISLPIEKSLKDFLLWIKQDLGPWGPLVLAVAYVPLTVLAVPASVLTLGGGYLFGLPVGFIADSIGATLGATAAFILGRTIGRSYVISKLKHYPKFQAVAVAIQRSGFKIVLLLRLAPLLPFNMLNYLLSVTPVHIGDYMLATWLGMMPITFALVYVGTTLKDLSDVTHGWNEVSTTRWVFIVLGFGISVILLICISKVAKAALEKALADNAEIEGIFSSSTLPIVAELRTLVSFLHLGCKRKGNYFLKGEKIRGKVGKDKGIAFLSVNQTRPICYLTAIMSTILQQ, encoded by the exons ATGTCTTTGTCCCTTGTGGTGATCGTGTCCTGCATACCAGAATTTGCAGCAAGAAGGGCGATATGGAAAGCGGTGTTTGGCGTCGTGCTGCTGGAGATAGATCACCGAATGATGAGCAAAGGGCCCACAACTTTTCTAGGCTGGAGACGATGTGCGATAGATAGCGTGGTGAAGAAGGGTCCAAAGGCTAGGATTCGGATTTGGAATCCGGGTCGGGTCTGGATTTGCGCCTGGG GAGTCGGGGTGACGGTGACTCTTCCTCAGCTACTAAATCTGGCAAACTTGAGAGCCCGCTCGTCGTTTAGGCCTGATGGGGCCCGCAGTTTCGACGGCGACGACGACCGTCATCTGAGATCTTGGCGTCGCAAACTCCTCTCCTCCCTCACCGCCGTCAAACTCAAGCTTACCTGGACCTCCGCCTTCAGATTcgccctcctcctcttcctcctcgccGCCATTGCCACCGCCTGCATTTCCCTCCCAATCGAAAag AGTCTGAAGGATTTCTTGTTATGGATTAAGCAGGATCTTGGACCTTGGGGTCCACTTGTTTT GGCTGTCGCATACGTTCCTCTCACGGTGCTGGCAGTTCCGGCTTCTGTACTTACC CTTGGTGGAGGTTATCTTTTTGGTTTGCCCGTGGGATTCATTGCAGACTCTATCGGTGCAACATTAGGTGCAACAGCAGCATTCATTCTTGGAAGAACA ATTGGAAGATCGTATGTTATTTCCAAACTAAAGCATTATCCAAAGTTTCAAGCTGTTGCTGTTGCCATTCAGAGATCTGGTTTCAAG ATAGTTCTTCTGCTGCGGCTTGCTCCTTTGCTTCCATTTAACATGCTGAACTACCTACTCTCTGTGACTCCTGTTCACATAGGGGACTATATGCTGGCAACTTGGTTGGGAATGATG CCCATCACATTTGCACTGGTATATGTTGGTACAACGCTTAAGGATCTTTCAGATGTTACACATGGATGGAATGAAGTTTCAACAACTCGTTGG GTGTTTATAGTACTTGGTTTTGGAATATCCG TGATTCTTCTGATTTGCATTAGTAAAGTTGCAAAGGCTGCTTTGGAAAAAGCACTGGCCGACAATGCTGAAATAGAAGGGATATTCTCATCTTCAACGCTGCCCATTGTAGCAG AATTGAGGACTCTTGTTTCTTTCCTgcatttgggatgcaaaaggaaaggaaattatTTCCTGAAGGGAGAGAAAATCAGGGGAAAAGTG gggaaagacaaaggaattgctttcctttccgtgaaccaaacgaggcctataTGTTATTTAACAGCAATAATGAGTACTATTTTACAGCAATAA
- the LOC112169234 gene encoding transcription factor bHLH7: MEGESSHNDPLQLMSLNFGGSVANHLSREPQHELNQKMIMEAGSSVNQTDALAFPWMVQSPMPAQSCVDFLAESSTFLPKSPYEDMLERISLSGSGIHAAGGVSEFHRDLLYCSSLGKPSGSRSIDFSMDMDPWKHHTSWTDNFTGASFDNVSQVDQKLTLAAPGFPSRPRQSATKQKALVTDRARRIRIAERVTALEELLPQSVEGGQEFVLDDVIDHIKFLQLQIKDLSKSRLGGETITEPMIFCEGYGHYFLRQQMLSEPLEEMIGKLLETNPAAADQLLKDKGLSMVPLGLTKKLF; encoded by the exons ATGGAAGGAGAGAGTAGCCATAATGACCCCTTGCAATTGATGTCTTTGAATTTTGGTGGGAGTGTTGCGAATCATCTCTCTCGTGAGCCACAACATGAACTGAACCAAAAGATGATCATGGAAGCTGGAAGTAGTGTGAACCAAACTGATGCGCTTGCATTCCCTTGGATGGTTCAATCCCCAATGCCGGCTCAAAGTTGTGTTGACTTTCTAGCAGAAAGTTCAACATTTCTGCCAAAATCTCCTTATGAAGACATGCTAGAGAGGATTTCTTTATCTGGTAGTGGCATACATGCTGCTGGTGGAGTCTCTGAATTCCATAGAGATTTGTTATACTGCAGCAGTCTTGGAAAACCTTCTGGTTCTAGATCAATTGATTTCTCTATGGACATGGATCCTTGGAAG CATCATACTTCATGGACAGATAATTTCACTGGGGCTAGTTTTGACAATGTTTCTCAAGTTGATCAAAAGTTAACACTGGCTGCACCTGGTTTTCCTTCCCGGCCACGTCAAAGTGCTACAAAACAGAAAGCTCTTGTAACTGATCGT GCTCGTAGGATCCGAATTGCTGAAAGGGTAACTGCACTGGAAGAACTGCTTCCACAATCTGTAGAG GGTGGTCAAGAATTTGTACTGGATGATGTCATTGACCATATCAAGTTTTTGCAGCTTCAAATAAAG GATCTAAGTAAAAGCAGATTGGGAGGTGAAACGATTACTGAACCGATGATTTTCTGCGAG GGATATGGTCACTACTTCTTACGCCAGCAAATGCTGAGTGAACCTCTTGAAGAGATGATCGGAAAATTGCTGGAGACAAATCCAGCAGCAGCAGACCAGCTGTTAAAGGACAAGGGTCTTTCGATGGTGCCTCTGGGTTTAACCAAGAAATTATTCTGA
- the LOC112172866 gene encoding adenylate isopentenyltransferase 3, chloroplastic, giving the protein MTINMMTMCKQTQTLPNVPLSIGGGHSHNLLDVLNVHRQKDKVVIVMGATGTGKSKLSIDLATRFPAEIINSDKMQLYEGLDIATNKISPQAQRGVPHHLLGVLDPNADFSADDFCGVTCLAVESILDRDRLPIIVGGSNSYIEALIDGYDKMFRSRYDCCFLWVDVSLPVLQSFVSDRVDQMVENGMVEEVRQFFDPNADYTKGIRRAIGVPEFDDFFRNGPSLDEETRALLLEQAIIQVKDNTCKLACRQLEKIRRLRNKGWSLHPLDATEVYRKRGKEADEAWDRLVSGPSSVIVRQFIYNVKAEVPTNLTAIRVPAAMETAALAAATY; this is encoded by the coding sequence ATGACCATCAACATGATGACAATGTGCAAACAAACACAGACGTTACCAAACGTACCACTGTCCATTGGCGGCGGGCACAGCCACAACCTCCTCGATGTGTTGAATGTCCACCGCCAGAAGGATAAGGTGGTGATCGTAATGGGCGCCACCGGGACGGGCAAGTCAAAGCTCTCCATCGACCTGGCCACCCGCTTCCCGGCCGAAATCATCAACTCGGACAAAATGCAACTCTACGAGGGCCTTGACATCGCCACCAACAAAATATCACCTCAAGCACAACGCGGCGTCCCCCACCATTTGCTTGGAGTTTTAGACCCCAATGCGGATTTCTCTGCCGACGACTTCTGTGGGGTCACCTGCCTCGCCGTCGAGTCGATCTTAGACCGTGACCGGCTTCCAATCATCGTTGGAGGCTCGAACTCATACATAGAGGCGTTGATCGACGGCTACGATAAGATGTTCCGGTCAAGATATGACTGCTGCTTTCTCTGGGTGGATGTATCCTTACCCGTTTTGCAATCTTTTGTTTCCGACCGGGTCGATCAGATGGTGGAGAACGGAATGGTGGAGGAGGTGAGACAGTTCTTTGATCCGAATGCGGATTATACAAAAGGGATCAGAAGGGCTATCGGTGTGCCGGAGTTTGATGACTTTTTCCGGAATGGTCCGTCTTTGGATGAGGAAACTAGAGCCTTGTTACTTGAACAAGCGATAATTCAAGTAAAAGACAATACATGCAAGTTGGCATGTAGGCAATTGGAGAAGATTCGAAGACTTAGGAATAAAGGGTGGAGTCTGCATCCACTTGATGCCACTGAGGTGTACCGGAAGCGTGGCAAGGAGGCTGATGAGGCCTGGGACAGGCTGGTTTCGGGGCCAAGCTCAGTGATTGTTCGCCAATTTATTTACAATGTCAAGGCCGAAGTTCCCACAAATCTCACTGCCATCAGGGTTCCGGCCGCAATGGAAACTGCAGCTCTTGCGGCTGCAACTTACTAG